The proteins below come from a single Pichia kudriavzevii chromosome 2, complete sequence genomic window:
- a CDS encoding uncharacterized protein (PKUD0B04220; similar to Saccharomyces cerevisiae YNL090W (RHO2); ancestral locus Anc_2.200): MSSDSNNSVIKRKIVIVGDGACGKTSLLYVFTLGEFPTEYHPTVFENYATDCRVDGKPVRLTLWDTAGQEEYERLRPLSYSKAHIILIGFSLNAPDSLENAAVKWAQEVKQYCPNAPIILVGLKKDLRPVDDGTDPDYSSKYVKYQDAERVAHYIGAKKYIECSSLTGEAVDDVFEVATRASLIARPVTREAKAGCCTIC; encoded by the coding sequence ATGAGTTCAGATTCTAATAATAGTGTgatcaaaaggaaaattgTCATTGTTGGTGACGGTGCCTGTGGAAAGACATCGTTGCTATACGTGTTTACTCTAGGGGAGTTTCCAACTGAATATCATCCAacagtttttgaaaattatgCAACAGATTGTCGTGTAGACGGCAAACCTGTTCGGTTGACCCTTTGGGATACTGCTGGCCAGGAAGAATATGAAAGACTAAGGCCCTTATCTTATTCTAAAGCACATATAATTCTTATTGGATTTTCTCTAAATGCCCCTGATTCGTTGGAAAATGCAGCTGTCAAGTGGGCACAGGAGGTTAAACAGTACTGCCCTAATGCGCCCATAATACTAGTGGGCCTAAAAAAAGATTTACGGCCCGTTGATGACGGTACCGATCCTGATTATTCTTCGAAGTACGTGAAGTATCAAGATGCGGAACGTGTAGCACATTACATTGGTGCTAAGAAGTACATTGAATGTTCATCTTTGACCGGTGAAgctgttgatgatgtttttgaagttgcaaCCAGAGCAAGCTTGATTGCAAGACCAGTTACAAGAGAAGCAAAAGCAGGATGTTGTACGATCTGCTGA
- a CDS encoding uncharacterized protein (PKUD0B04230; similar to Saccharomyces cerevisiae YNL091W (NST1); ancestral locus Anc_2.199) produces MYSQLFVFSLKKNITKCRYSNKKQQMSKNFTLGKDIHFEYARPQCAKRDSSRISHGDLSFEVEIDDFQGDYPLSRVIKQDQDGNVIVQEVQDESEFRVIFDSDGNKRIIHPQYPPCSPNLHEQILEHQLGEEELNSHAFDRDTEQVHLPCSDCENEYCTHTGLETNHQIKELCQRKRKTEYHDGNPCKSECWDHSSKELEGGNADLRYDNLIKQGEEPEEEHAVEEDEEVYDESEEEYEAHNCSCHRHRNALNKKSRHIPSMLEKQKSIIFEQIQIPVMGNFLWDFEHQNDIPDMVKFWISLSYERKREIADIDFLEILNLVQVDQKTNCLCQLCGNRKIVIQNELLKLYNGYYNIRRLVASSLDEVDLNINTINAMLGIVEEELTMQPEENYDLEHKNPTSKETNYSFNGLLSVADDLVKNNGENFINLIEKLENRGDSSSVTLKDKVDEESTFKESDIERPREEEFQEGEDYEEDYEEDYEEDNDEEEDYEDEYESDNVSINSDDDFSSKRRLEETYRMLLIYSSKILRMRLYSAFQAKRAEDISKSLLEEEAREAKLREEREEKEKAKKERAKEKKRLQKMAKEEERMRLQKEKEEKERLLREEQQRKMEEGRKRKEAERKKRELELQKKQEERRKNKEAELERQKREKQEKEKKKLEAKRLREEELKLKSQEKEKREKERSTARQKDNEKKTLAQEAQNKKGGQDQDYENPDFELKHQNNPMEFKGVPSRASNYQISFQPSYSLKSVAESPISMKNVSFANQYDSNLIEIINPATKSMAMGSGSDVFQSMHNPVTDLSDKLNTTEKNIENAGNISSNLNSFNSMLFDHSALRDMHGFSDSLWNGSDCIPNSSTTLNPNLNGLNNVPRSGSIWSDDLNNRSGSNFRWNSEIADTTNVETQLRPISEIVQSEVIKASITLPPISPNIYSVPLFYHYIRSLPNSSIPNFTMEEFMKILLVNNEETLFYQFELFKDMNGVDLVKIVNRSLTEPQPTMNTSLLNHIHGVPTTSMGLDSSSMQMSIQNLSVNNPPSANTMNIGGTAINMNTMDMNNMKLNDGMMINGMGMGGINNSNMMNLHTLKNINDMVNINSMNNMNNMNNMTNMSHMNVEGVKMNGINTSVLNDVNMLSGVSNVEGMSDPNYGFSGNNTNVNTDMNVMMNSMNMNMSTMNLQGFDRPSTGSQHHGDAFAKEGVPTVPSPWRRFN; encoded by the coding sequence ATGTATTCACAGTTATTCGTCTTTagcttgaagaagaatattACTAAGTGCCGGTATTCCAATAAGAAACAGCAGATGTCTAAAAACTTCACCTTGGGAAAAGATATTCATTTTGAGTATGCACGACCTCAATGTGCCAAGCGAGATAGCTCCCGCATATCTCATGGTGATTTATCATTTGAAGTCGAAATAGATGATTTTCAGGGTGATTATCCTTTATCTAGAGTCATCAAACAGGATCAAGATGGGAATGTGATTGTCCAAGAAGTTCAAGATGAAAGTGAGTTTAGGGTAATATTTGATAGTGATGGAAATAAGCGTATAATACATCCCCAATATCCACCATGTTCACCAAATTTACATGAACAGATATTGGAACATCAGTTAGGCGAAGAAGAACTAAATAGCCACGCTTTTGATCGTGATACTGAACAAGTGCATCTCCCCTGTTCGGATTGTGAAAATGAGTATTGTACGCATACGGGATTAGAGACTAATCATCAGATAAAAGAGCTCTGTCAAAGAAAACGGAAAACTGAATACCATGATGGCAATCCATGCAAGAGTGAATGTTGGGATCACTCTTCTAAAGAATTGGAAGGTGGCAATGCTGATCTCCGTTATGAtaatttgataaaacaaGGGGAAGAaccagaagaagaacacGCAGTagaagaggatgaagaagtgTATGACGAGAGTGAGGAAGAATATGAAGCTCACAACTGTTCATGCCACCGCCATAGAAATGCACTCAATAAAAAATCTAGACACATTCCTAGTATGTTGGAAAAACAGAAGTCTATCATTTTTGagcaaattcaaatacCGGTAATGGGCAATTTTCTTTGGGATTTTGAACATCAAAATGACATTCCAGATATGGTGAAATTCTGGATTAGCCTATCGTACGAACGTAAGCGGGAAATAGCTGATATAgattttcttgaaattctGAATTTGGTTCAAGTGGATCAAAAGACAAACTGTTTATGTCAGTTGTGTGGAAATAGGAAAATAGTGATTCAAAATGAATTATTGAAGTTGTATAATGGTTATTATAATATTCGAAGACTTGTTGCATCTTCATTGGATGAGGTTGACCTTAATATAAACACTATAAATGCGATGCTGGGTATTGTGGAGGAAGAATTAACCATGCAACCAGAAGAAAATTATGATTTAGAGCACAAAAATCCCACCTCAAAGGAGACTAACTATTCATTCAATGGCTTACTGTCTGTTGCTGATGACTTagtaaaaaataatggCGAGAATTTTATCAATCtaattgaaaagttggaGAATAGAGGAGACTCATCCAGCGTAACACTAAAGGATAAAGTAGACGAAGAAAGTACCTTCAAAGAAAGTGATATAGAGCGGCCACGGGAAGAGGAATTTCAAGAAGGAGAGGATTACGAGGAAGATTATGAAGAAGACTACGAAGAAGATAACGATGAGGAGGAAGACtatgaagatgaatatGAGAGTGACAATGTATCTATCAATTCggatgatgatttttcttcaaaaagGAGGCTTGAAGAAACATACAGGATGCTCTTGATCTATTCTTCTAAAATTCTGCGAATGAGACTATATTCAGCCTTTCAGGCTAAGCGAGCTGAAGATATTTCTAAAAGCCTATTAGAAGAGGAGGCTCGAGAAGCGAAACTGAGAGaggaaagagaagagaaagaaaaggcaaaaaaggaaagagcaaaagaaaaaaaaaggttgCAGAAGATGgcaaaggaagaagaaagaatgCGGTtgcaaaaggaaaaagaggAGAAGGAACGTTTATTGAGAGAAGAACAGCAGCGTAAAATGGAAGAAGGCCGTAAACGTAAAGAAGCTGAACGTAAAAAACGGGAATTAGAGTTGCAGAAGAAGCAAGAggaaaggagaaaaaacaaagaggcTGAGTTAGAACGtcaaaaaagagagaaacaggagaaagagaagaaaaaacttGAAGCAAAAAGACTTAGGGAGgaagaattgaaattaaaatcccaagagaaggagaagagagaaaaagagcGGTCAACAGCTAGGCAAAAAGATAATGAGAAGAAAACGCTTGCACAAGAAGCGCAGAACAAAAAAGGAGGCCAGGATCAAGACTACGAAAACCCAGATTTTGAGTTGAAGCACCAAAATAATCCAATGGAATTCAAGGGAGTTCCATCAAGGGCATCTAACTATCAGATAAGTTTTCAGCCATCATATTCACTAAAATCTGTAGCAGAATCTCCCATTTCTATGAAAAATGTCTCCTTTGCTAATCAATATGATAGTAATttaattgaaatcatcaatcCTGCCACTAAGAGTATGGCTATGGGTTCGGGTAGCGATGTTTTTCAATCGATGCACAACCCAGTTACGGATTTATCTGATAAGCTAAATACAACAGAGAAGAACATCGAGAATGCGGGCAACATTTCATCTAATCTTAATAGCTTCAACTCTATGCTATTTGATCACAGTGCGCTGAGGGATATGCATGGTTTCTCGGACTCACTGTGGAATGGTTCCGATTGCATTCCTAATTCATCAACTACTCTAAATCCTAATTTAAATGGGTTGAACAACGTTCCAAGGAGTGGATCAATTTGGTCAGATGACTTGAACAATCGGAGTGGCTCAAATTTTAGATGGAATTCTGAAATAGCAGATACTACTAATGTCGAAACACAGCTAAGACCAATATCAGAAATAGTTCAGAGTGAAGTCATCAAAGCCTCCATCACACTACCGCCAATCAGTCCTAACATCTACTCAGTTCCCCTGTTTTATCATTACATTAGATCTTTACCAAATAGTTCAATCCCAAACTTCACTATGGAGGAGTTTATGAAGATACTACTAGTCAACAATGAGGAAACTCTATTCTACCAATTCGAATTGTTTAAGGATATGAATGGCGTTGATCTTGTAAAGATTGTGAATAGAAGTCTGACCGAACCACAGCCAACTATGAACACTAGTCTTTTGAATCATATCCATGGTGTTCCTACCACGAGTATGGGCCTTGACAGCAGTTCGATGCAAATGAGTATACAGAATCTGAGTGTGAATAATCCTCCTTCTGCGAACACTATGAATATAGGTGGGACTGCTATAAATATGAACACCATGGACATGAACAATATGAAGTTGAACGATGGAATGATGATCAACGGAATGGGCATGGGTGGcatcaacaattcaaacatGATGAACTTGCACACtctgaaaaatataaacgATATGGTCAACATTAATAGCATGAATAATATGAATAATATGAATAACATGACCAACATGAGCCACATGAACGTGGAAGGCGTAAAAATGAACGGCATTAATACATCAGTTTTGAACGACGTAAATATGCTGAGTGGAGTCAGCAATGTCGAAGGGATGAGTGATCCAAACTACGGTTTTAGTGGTAACAATACCAATGTAAATACAGACATGAACGTCATGATGAATTCTATGAACATGAACATGTCTACTATGAACCTACAAGGGTTCGATAGACCTTCCACCGGTTCACAACACCATGGTGATGCTTTTGCAAAAGAAGGTGTTCCAACTGTCCCTTCTCCATGGAGACGTTTTAATTGA